ATATCTGTGGGTTTGACGCCAAAATGATTTTTAAATGCTTTTGAGAAGTGTGATACATTTTTGAACCCCGTCATTTTAGCCACCGCTTTGATAGACAGGGAGGTGTTTTGTATTAGTAAACTCGCTCGTTTTAGTCGTTCTTGGGTTAGATACCGAAAAACGGTGATGCCATATAATTGTTTGAATCCATATTTTAACTTATACTCATTGGTACCAAACTGGTTGGATATTACTAAATTAAAAAAAAAAATGGATAGCTATTTTTTTTACTTGTTTGATAATCAGTTTCATTTGGGGTTTTGACTCCGTCTGGTTGGGTGATTTTTGTTAATAAGGATAACATTTACACCCAAAGGGATTTCTTACAGGGATAATCAGCTTAAATTTATTAGCGCATTTGATTTTTTTATAGCTTATATGGGAATTCTGAAATTGGTTCTATGGTTAATTGTTCATTTGGCATTTTTGTAATAGCAACCTTTGGGTCTCTTGTAGATTTTTACATTTAATTAAATTGAGTTTCTTCCCTCATAAAGCGTCAATTATGAGGCGGATTTGTATTTATAGCAATGATATTTGTTGGCTAACGAGAAAGAGGGAGTGTTATGCACGGTCTGTAATTCGTGATATTAAGCAGCTTAAGAAGAAGCAAAAGCATCAATTGGTAACTATTCCGAAGGCCTGTGAGTATTTAGGTTTGCCTTATGATGAGGTGTTTTCAATGATTAATAAGTGATTTGAATGAAGGCGTTAACCTCCTTACCATGTCTGGTTGGGAGGTAAAGCATAATAGAACTAACCATCCAGAAGAGTTATAGTTTGATAGAGTTTATTAAAATAGGAGACTATTTTACATGCAGGCAACTTCTATATCTGTTTAAATCTCTATGCTCCAATTACCCAAAACTCTTCAATAGGACTCTAGCTTCCAAAAAAGGTTTCCCAGTTCTGAAGTTCTTCTTTTTCTCAAAATGCAAATTTATGATTTCACCAAACTTACTTTTTTGCTCCAACTGATATATCAGCTGTATCATATCGTTGTAATGACCTTCAATGACAAATTGGTAGGTTTTAATTGTTAGTTCATTTTTTAACTCTATATGAGGCTCTAAAAAACTTACTATTTTAATGTTATTTTCTTCGGCAGTTGCATTAATGGTTTTCAAAAGGTTGTTTTGAATTGATGATCCGTTAAGTTAATATTTATTAAATAAAGAATCCTAATATTTTTACCTCTTGTTTAAAAGAGAGATCTCTTTGTGTGAACTTTATTTCTAGTTTTGTTCAAGCTCTACAATAGGTTTTAACTGCGGCAAAAGCATGAAATTTTATTGTTGTTGTATGAACTTTAACATTTTTAATGTGTAAGATACTTAAAAACAGAGTGATATAGTTTTTTTTTAGGATTTACGGGAAAACCGTAACTCCAATTCATTTTATTTAGTTTTTTTTGACAAAAATAAAATAGAATAATATGCTTGCAAAATACACGATCATAGTTTTTATGTTCTTTTCCACTAGTTTAATTTTATCGCAAAATTTATTAGACTCTTCAACATGGTTAATAGGCTCTGGCTCAGCTCCTGGATTTGGTGTTAATGGATCTTCTTCTGAAAACAGTCGGGAGCTCGGTTTTAATCATATTGGGGAGGAAGTTCTTCTCTGGAAGGCAAGTCCAGATGGGTCAAATAACGCAGATGGTGGTTTTGTCACATCTTGGTTGAATATTGATAGAACTAACACCTATAGATTTTCTGTTTGGATAAAAAAAACGAACTCGAATGATGGGACTACCTATTTTGGGTGTAACAAAAGCAATGGAGATCAGTTATTAAGACTTAATAATAATTTAGATTCCAATCCATATTTTTGGCATGGGGATTTGCCAGTATTAAATAGATGGTACTTGTTTGTTGGTTATGTGCATAGTAGTAGTTATTCTTCTGCCGTTCATCTAGGAAAAATATATGATGGAGTTACAGGAGAACCAGTGATTGATATGATTGACTTTAAATTTAATAATACCGCAACTACCATGCGGCAAAGAGCTTTTCTATATTACGACCCTAATGTTTTGGATAATCAATACTTTTATTCTCCTAGAATAGAGGTGATTAATGGTAATGAATGGTCTTTAGACGAATTGTTGTCTATTAACCCAAACTCCATGTTGGTTTTTGCATTTGATAATTCTGGGAATCAAAAACAACTTCAATATTGTTCAGATACATTTTGTTTTTTTGAAACCCCTCCTGAAGGAAAAGTAGCAAAGGATGATTTGATTGATATACTAAATAAACATGAAGAAACGGTTAAAGATGATGATTTAGAGGGGGAGGAAGTTGTTATTTTTCCAAACCCTACAACAGGTAATGTTTCTATTAAGCTCAACTCTACTCCGAATGTTTCTTTTTCTCAAGACATTAGTTTTTATAATAGTGCGGGTTTTTTAATTTTTAAAGTCCCTAGTCGATCCAAAAATGAACAGCTTATAGATTTAAGTAATTTGTCTTCTGGCGTGTATTTAATTCATATTCATTTAAGTAATGGAGAAATTGTAACAAAACAAATCATTAAAAACTAAATAGCCCAACTCATGAAATTAAAAAATTACTTTATACGATTCATTATACTTATAATAGGGTTTGTTGGCTTTTCACAGACACCTAATGACCTACTTGTGGATCCATCCATCAAAGTTAAGATGGAATTTAAAAAAATAACTTCGAA
Above is a window of Bizionia sp. M204 DNA encoding:
- a CDS encoding T9SS type A sorting domain-containing protein, with protein sequence MLAKYTIIVFMFFSTSLILSQNLLDSSTWLIGSGSAPGFGVNGSSSENSRELGFNHIGEEVLLWKASPDGSNNADGGFVTSWLNIDRTNTYRFSVWIKKTNSNDGTTYFGCNKSNGDQLLRLNNNLDSNPYFWHGDLPVLNRWYLFVGYVHSSSYSSAVHLGKIYDGVTGEPVIDMIDFKFNNTATTMRQRAFLYYDPNVLDNQYFYSPRIEVINGNEWSLDELLSINPNSMLVFAFDNSGNQKQLQYCSDTFCFFETPPEGKVAKDDLIDILNKHEETVKDDDLEGEEVVIFPNPTTGNVSIKLNSTPNVSFSQDISFYNSAGFLIFKVPSRSKNEQLIDLSNLSSGVYLIHIHLSNGEIVTKQIIKN
- a CDS encoding helix-turn-helix domain-containing protein; translation: MFFFNLVISNQFGTNEYKLKYGFKQLYGITVFRYLTQERLKRASLLIQNTSLSIKAVAKMTGFKNVSHFSKAFKNHFGVKPTDIKKLNNNN